The following are encoded in a window of Bradyrhizobium barranii subsp. barranii genomic DNA:
- a CDS encoding IS3-like element ISRj2 family transposase (programmed frameshift): MTKKSRRTHSPAFKAKVALAAVKGDKTLAELAQLFDVHPNQITIWKNQLLEGAAGVFGHDKTSAETPVDLKALHAKIGELALENGFFVRRAHQGGPAERKAMIDRDHDLSIVRQAKVLKLARSTVYYEPRPVSAEDLALMRRLDELHLDYPFAGARMLRSLLRREGVYAGRRHIATLMKRMGIEAVYRRPNTSKPAPGHKIYPYLLRGLKIERPDHAWAMDITYIPMRRGFVYLAAVVDVFSRRVLAHRVSITMEAAFCVEAVQEALAKHGRPEIFNTDQGSQFTSLEFTDVLLDAKIAISMDGKGAWRDNVFVERLWRTVKYEEVYLRAYDSVSEARASIAKYLAFYNQGRPHSSLDGRTPDEAYFGTQAMVMAA, from the exons ATGACGAAGAAGAGCCGCCGGACGCATTCTCCGGCATTCAAGGCGAAGGTTGCTTTGGCTGCGGTCAAAGGCGACAAGACACTGGCGGAGCTGGCGCAACTGTTTGATGTTCATCCGAACCAGATCACGATCTGGAAAAACCAGCTCCTGGAAGGCGCCGCCGGCGTGTTTGGGCATGACAAGACATCGGCCGAGACGCCGGTCGATTTGAAGGCGTTACATGCCAAGATCGGCGAGCTGGCGTTGGAAAACG GATTTTTTGTCCGGCGCGCTCACCAAGGCGGGCCTGCTGAGCGCAAAGCGATGATCGACCGCGATCATGATCTTTCTATCGTGCGCCAGGCGAAGGTCCTGAAGCTGGCTCGCAGCACGGTCTACTATGAACCTCGGCCAGTTTCGGCCGAGGACCTTGCCTTGATGCGTCGGCTCGATGAGCTGCATCTCGATTATCCCTTCGCGGGAGCGCGTATGCTGCGATCGTTGCTGCGGCGGGAGGGCGTATACGCCGGTCGCCGCCACATCGCGACGCTGATGAAGCGCATGGGGATCGAGGCGGTCTATCGTCGCCCGAACACGAGCAAGCCGGCTCCGGGTCACAAGATCTACCCGTACCTGTTGCGCGGATTGAAGATCGAGCGGCCCGACCATGCGTGGGCAATGGACATCACCTACATTCCGATGCGGCGTGGCTTCGTCTATCTCGCGGCGGTCGTCGATGTGTTCAGCCGACGGGTCCTGGCCCATCGCGTCTCGATCACAATGGAGGCGGCCTTCTGCGTCGAAGCGGTCCAGGAGGCGTTGGCGAAGCACGGCAGGCCCGAGATTTTCAACACGGATCAGGGCAGCCAGTTCACCAGCCTCGAGTTCACCGATGTGCTGCTGGACGCGAAGATCGCCATCAGCATGGACGGCAAGGGCGCCTGGCGCGACAACGTGTTTGTCGAGCGGCTCTGGCGCACGGTCAAATACGAAGAAGTTTATCTCCGCGCCTACGACAGCGTGTCCGAGGCGCGAGCGTCAATTGCCAAGTATCTGGCCTTCTACAATCAGGGACGCCCTCACTCGAGCCTTGACGGGCGCACGCCCGACGAGGCTTACTTCGGCACGCAAGCTATGGTGATGGCCGCATGA
- the ltrA gene encoding group II intron reverse transcriptase/maturase has product MTKASIDLQDLRRRIYVKAKAEPSWRFWGLYVHVCKMETLRAAYEMAKENDGAPGIDGVTFEAIETQGVEALLEQLRDELIGRTYQPLPARRQEIPKDGGKVRVLSIPAIRDRVVQGALKLILEPVFEADFQPGSYGYRPKRTAHGAIKRVAEAIVQRKTRILDIDLRAYFDNVRHDRLLEKVARRVDDAHILHLLKMMLKASGKKGVPQGGVISPLLSNLYLNEVDRMLERAREVTRNGKYTYVEYARFADDLVVLIDAYKRHDWLIGAVTKRLREEFAKLQVEINDEKSRTVDLERGECFGFLGFEFRYFRGLSGAMRPHYTPKLKKRTALVRALKEVFRRHRSQPVERVINLINPMLRGWVNYFAVGHSSECFSFIKDWVEKKVRRHLAHAQKRKGFGWERWNRRWLYDTLGLFNAYRVRRDGPKVAPAG; this is encoded by the coding sequence ATGACAAAGGCGTCCATTGATTTGCAGGACCTGAGGCGGAGAATATACGTCAAGGCAAAGGCTGAACCGTCCTGGCGGTTCTGGGGACTATACGTCCACGTCTGCAAGATGGAGACCCTGCGCGCTGCGTATGAGATGGCCAAAGAGAACGATGGAGCACCGGGAATAGACGGTGTCACCTTCGAGGCCATTGAGACGCAAGGCGTGGAAGCTCTGCTTGAGCAGTTACGGGACGAACTGATCGGGCGCACCTACCAGCCACTTCCCGCGCGGAGGCAGGAGATACCGAAGGACGGGGGCAAAGTCCGTGTCCTCTCGATTCCGGCGATCCGCGACAGAGTGGTGCAAGGGGCGCTCAAGCTCATCCTCGAGCCTGTGTTCGAGGCTGACTTTCAACCGGGGTCGTATGGATATCGGCCCAAACGGACAGCACATGGCGCCATCAAGCGTGTGGCTGAAGCGATAGTCCAACGGAAGACGCGGATTCTCGACATTGACCTACGGGCCTACTTTGACAATGTCCGGCATGACCGGCTGTTGGAGAAAGTGGCGCGGCGGGTTGATGACGCGCATATACTGCATCTCCTAAAGATGATGCTGAAAGCCTCAGGCAAGAAGGGCGTTCCGCAGGGCGGTGTGATCTCGCCCTTGCTCAGTAATCTCTACCTCAATGAGGTGGACAGGATGCTGGAGCGAGCGCGGGAAGTCACCCGCAACGGCAAGTACACCTACGTCGAATACGCGCGATTCGCTGACGACCTGGTGGTCTTGATCGACGCCTACAAGCGTCATGACTGGCTGATTGGAGCCGTGACCAAACGACTCCGGGAGGAGTTCGCCAAGCTGCAGGTGGAAATCAATGATGAAAAGAGCCGCACAGTGGACCTTGAGCGCGGTGAGTGCTTTGGGTTCCTGGGCTTTGAGTTCCGCTACTTCCGCGGACTAAGCGGAGCGATGCGGCCGCATTACACGCCCAAGCTCAAAAAGCGGACGGCACTGGTGCGGGCGCTCAAAGAGGTGTTCCGCCGACACCGGTCGCAACCGGTTGAACGAGTGATAAACTTGATCAATCCGATGCTCCGGGGGTGGGTGAACTACTTCGCGGTGGGGCATTCCAGCGAGTGCTTCAGCTTCATCAAAGACTGGGTGGAGAAGAAGGTCAGGCGCCATCTGGCGCATGCTCAGAAACGAAAGGGCTTCGGCTGGGAACGATGGAATAGGCGGTGGCTGTACGACACTCTCGGGCTGTTCAACGCCTACAGAGTGCGACGCGACGGGCCGAAAGTCGCCCCAGCAGGATAG
- a CDS encoding GGDEF domain-containing protein has product MNTNLAVHEPSNALRLVTQAYMSLLLIAFALMPAQFIAYLYFQQDPTLKFENHPFHEFAIAVATLEGLFVTYVTWRCYWSSGEPLLRWLTLGFLGFVLIYLLHGAFTRMAHRNIWLFLLYGPASRLAMSILLFVGLLSYNQPSDEVEKRSDARTWLMWTGLFLTVDIAVALIAYSPYAGHPAVRLSMEGGALVFSTLNVAVMLMRGIHSPLMLVFGISVAWFALSSLAFILAAPWNHMWWLAHAIFAGGFLLLSYGVVQAFRTTQSFSTIYSQEEMMARLADSMADTQRALQQVQVSNQRLERLAATDPLTGAGNRRHFLEHIGAEIARAKRTGAPLSLLSLDLDHFKDINDSRGHSVGDEVLRAFVRKCLEAIRPYDSVARVGGEEFMVLLPGATLDTACAVAERLRSTIEGTAFDVEARPSVCVTISVGVSEFGRDGDTLDGLLNVADQRLYRAKHEGRNRVIAA; this is encoded by the coding sequence ATGAACACCAATCTTGCGGTACACGAACCGAGCAACGCGCTCCGGCTGGTCACACAGGCGTATATGAGCCTTCTCCTCATCGCCTTTGCCCTTATGCCCGCCCAGTTCATCGCCTACCTGTATTTCCAGCAGGATCCCACGCTAAAATTCGAAAATCACCCGTTCCATGAATTCGCGATTGCCGTCGCCACCCTCGAAGGGCTGTTCGTCACCTATGTGACGTGGCGCTGCTACTGGTCTTCGGGCGAACCTCTGTTGCGTTGGTTGACGCTGGGTTTTCTCGGCTTCGTATTGATCTATTTACTGCACGGCGCCTTCACCAGGATGGCACACCGCAATATCTGGCTGTTTCTGCTCTATGGACCGGCGTCGCGTCTCGCGATGTCGATTCTTCTCTTCGTTGGGCTGCTCAGCTATAACCAGCCGTCAGACGAGGTCGAGAAGCGTTCGGATGCGCGCACATGGCTGATGTGGACCGGCCTGTTCCTGACCGTGGATATAGCTGTCGCATTGATCGCCTACTCCCCCTATGCGGGACACCCGGCGGTACGCTTGTCCATGGAGGGCGGTGCACTGGTGTTCAGTACGCTGAACGTCGCGGTCATGCTCATGCGAGGGATTCACTCGCCGCTCATGCTTGTTTTCGGCATCTCGGTCGCGTGGTTTGCGTTATCGTCGCTCGCATTCATTCTGGCGGCACCGTGGAATCATATGTGGTGGCTCGCCCACGCGATCTTTGCTGGCGGGTTCTTGCTGCTCAGCTATGGCGTTGTCCAGGCTTTCCGAACGACGCAATCCTTCTCGACCATCTATAGCCAGGAAGAAATGATGGCCCGCCTGGCCGATTCGATGGCCGACACTCAAAGGGCGCTACAGCAAGTGCAAGTGAGCAATCAAAGGTTAGAACGCCTTGCCGCCACCGACCCACTGACCGGTGCCGGAAATCGGCGACACTTCCTCGAGCATATCGGCGCCGAGATCGCGCGGGCCAAGCGAACCGGTGCTCCATTATCTCTGCTGTCGCTCGATCTCGACCATTTCAAGGATATCAATGACTCACGCGGTCACAGCGTCGGCGATGAGGTGCTCCGCGCATTTGTGCGAAAGTGTCTGGAGGCAATTCGCCCTTATGACTCTGTCGCGCGCGTGGGCGGTGAAGAATTCATGGTCTTGCTGCCGGGGGCGACGCTCGACACGGCTTGCGCGGTAGCCGAGCGCCTTCGATCGACGATTGAAGGCACTGCATTCGACGTCGAAGCCCGACCGTCGGTCTGCGTCACCATCAGTGTTGGGGTGTCGGAGTTCGGGCGCGATGGAGACACGCTTGACGGATTGCTGAACGTCGCAGATCAGCGGCTCTATCGCGCAAAACATGAAGGTCGTAATCGTGTGATTGCCGCGTAG
- a CDS encoding putative bifunctional diguanylate cyclase/phosphodiesterase: protein MSLSNPRSRVLHADWFDWRSSATRDFIALFGGVVLASILAHVYELGPRLFQLGRGYADSALDAIVFFMFVAFVLSVALTIFSVRRYRDLARETKARTIAEAEARDLARHDPLTGLPNRRLFDEKLDACLGLAGDTHQVAVLMLGLRGFKRIKDTHGHAAGDKALCAFANRLADVLRTDGVLARIGGDEFGIVMPDISSLEDPTNLARRIVASAGDTFAIETGSAELGVGIGIAIAPIDGVNLHELVRRAERALYRAQGDGRSCVRFFEPEMDMHVERRIQIERELRSAITADIIEPHYQPFVSLKSNCIIGFEALARWENRTFGHIPPDVFIPIAEETGLINALGDQLFRRACFDANTWPEMFTLAFNISPIQLRDPALGQRILSILGQTGFSPSRLEIEITESAFVEKTGVAKTVMDELRQAGVRIALDDFGTGYATLSQLLSFRLDKIKIDRSFVSHLGDSTDSQVIVRAILGIANGFGLTATAEGVEDAGQLAYLVANGCAEGQGYLFSDAVQAAGIPALLSRESGRTAVAEDGTRSLHA, encoded by the coding sequence ATGAGTTTGTCAAATCCACGATCGCGCGTATTGCACGCCGATTGGTTCGATTGGCGTAGTTCTGCCACAAGGGATTTCATCGCTCTCTTTGGGGGCGTCGTTCTTGCTTCGATCTTGGCGCATGTTTATGAGCTTGGCCCTCGTTTGTTTCAGCTGGGACGGGGCTATGCGGATTCGGCACTCGACGCCATCGTATTCTTCATGTTTGTCGCATTTGTTCTGAGCGTTGCGCTGACAATCTTTAGTGTTCGCCGCTATCGAGATCTCGCCCGAGAAACCAAAGCACGAACCATTGCAGAAGCAGAAGCGCGCGATCTGGCGCGACATGATCCATTGACTGGCCTGCCTAACCGTCGCCTGTTTGATGAAAAACTTGATGCGTGCCTTGGCCTCGCCGGCGACACCCACCAGGTGGCCGTTCTGATGCTTGGCCTTAGGGGCTTCAAGAGGATCAAGGACACGCATGGCCACGCAGCGGGGGACAAGGCGCTTTGCGCATTTGCCAACAGGCTCGCCGACGTCTTGCGCACGGATGGCGTCCTGGCGAGGATTGGAGGCGACGAATTCGGGATTGTCATGCCAGACATTAGCTCCCTTGAGGATCCCACCAATCTGGCGCGCCGTATTGTGGCGTCCGCCGGCGACACTTTCGCGATCGAGACGGGTTCAGCCGAGCTTGGCGTTGGAATTGGCATCGCCATCGCTCCGATTGACGGCGTCAATCTCCACGAATTGGTCAGGCGCGCCGAACGTGCACTTTATCGCGCACAAGGCGATGGCAGGTCGTGTGTTCGCTTTTTCGAACCAGAGATGGACATGCATGTCGAGCGGCGCATCCAGATCGAGCGAGAGCTTCGTAGCGCGATAACGGCCGATATTATCGAGCCGCACTACCAGCCGTTCGTTTCGCTCAAAAGTAATTGCATCATCGGGTTCGAGGCCCTGGCGCGTTGGGAAAACAGGACTTTTGGGCATATTCCGCCCGACGTGTTTATTCCGATTGCAGAAGAAACTGGCCTCATCAACGCGCTTGGCGATCAGCTTTTTCGCCGCGCCTGTTTTGATGCCAATACGTGGCCGGAGATGTTTACGCTTGCCTTCAATATTTCGCCAATTCAGTTGCGTGACCCCGCGCTTGGACAGCGCATTCTATCGATCCTTGGGCAAACCGGGTTCAGTCCGAGCCGCCTGGAGATTGAAATTACGGAGAGCGCGTTCGTGGAAAAGACCGGGGTTGCGAAGACCGTGATGGATGAACTCCGTCAAGCCGGCGTCCGCATCGCGCTCGATGATTTCGGTACGGGTTATGCTACGCTTAGCCAGCTGCTTTCGTTTCGTCTCGACAAGATCAAGATAGACCGAAGCTTCGTGTCGCATCTCGGCGACAGTACCGACAGCCAGGTGATCGTTCGTGCTATCCTTGGCATTGCAAATGGATTTGGTTTGACGGCCACGGCCGAGGGCGTCGAAGACGCAGGCCAGCTGGCCTATCTGGTGGCCAATGGTTGCGCAGAAGGACAAGGTTATCTGTTCAGTGATGCCGTCCAGGCCGCCGGTATCCCCGCGCTGCTTAGTCGCGAATCCGGCCGCACGGCGGTTGCCGAAGATGGGACAAGAAGCCTGCATGCGTGA
- a CDS encoding GNAT family N-acetyltransferase — MRTNYNNWPSDGQSVDQQRDALAGTSGADGAAFTAALAAGPASSAFDKRTGVSVRLHRVSSNIGNAQSVSLFTDANERNKVGAMTVAPGRNSLRILSIENLGRSRYKGVGTAMIEVADHTRQSAGLSKLSLLSQDEGASAFFYKKGFRFADEGKNAEMRTVISNPRYVSDEILMGEMER; from the coding sequence ATGAGAACCAATTACAACAACTGGCCCTCCGACGGGCAAAGTGTGGACCAGCAGCGCGATGCGCTGGCCGGCACTTCTGGCGCAGATGGTGCTGCTTTTACGGCCGCTTTAGCTGCTGGACCAGCGTCTTCCGCTTTTGACAAGAGGACAGGTGTGTCAGTCCGCCTACACAGAGTAAGTAGCAATATTGGCAACGCCCAAAGTGTTTCTTTGTTTACTGATGCCAATGAACGCAATAAGGTGGGAGCGATGACCGTGGCGCCGGGGCGCAACAGTTTGCGAATTCTCAGCATAGAAAATCTCGGCCGGTCGAGGTACAAAGGGGTCGGGACGGCTATGATTGAAGTCGCCGATCATACTAGGCAGTCCGCGGGCCTTTCCAAGCTATCCCTTCTCTCTCAAGATGAAGGAGCTTCAGCATTTTTCTACAAGAAGGGATTCCGGTTTGCGGACGAGGGCAAGAATGCGGAAATGCGGACTGTCATTTCCAATCCACGATACGTCTCAGATGAAATTCTTATGGGCGAGATGGAGCGCTAG
- a CDS encoding IS6 family transposase encodes MPTARDPLYRRHRFPPEVISYAVWLYFRFPLSLRIVEEMLAARGIGVTYETVRQWGRKFGKPFSDRIRQRAPARDKWHLDEVVISIAGEQHWLWRAVDQNGFVLDVLIQRRRDSRAAQLLMKKLLKSAGTPPRVMITDKLRSSGAARAKMGFHVEYRPHQALNNRAENSHQPTRRRERIMKRFKSSRQAQRFLSVHDQVANLFHIPYPGAATADFRRASRERAFATWREISMTSAIADSRPLRIASFGSAVD; translated from the coding sequence ATGCCGACCGCCCGGGACCCTCTTTATCGCCGCCATCGCTTCCCACCGGAAGTGATCAGCTATGCCGTTTGGTTGTATTTCCGGTTTCCCTTAAGCTTGCGGATCGTCGAGGAAATGCTGGCGGCGCGTGGCATTGGCGTGACCTATGAAACCGTGCGCCAGTGGGGACGGAAATTCGGCAAGCCGTTCTCCGATCGGATCCGCCAGCGCGCTCCCGCCCGCGACAAATGGCATCTGGACGAGGTCGTTATCTCGATCGCGGGCGAACAACATTGGCTCTGGCGCGCTGTCGACCAGAATGGCTTCGTTCTCGACGTCTTGATCCAGCGCCGAAGAGACTCGCGCGCTGCGCAGCTTCTCATGAAGAAGCTCTTGAAATCCGCCGGCACGCCGCCGCGCGTGATGATCACGGATAAGCTGCGTTCGTCCGGCGCTGCGAGGGCGAAGATGGGCTTTCACGTCGAATATCGCCCGCACCAAGCTCTCAACAATCGGGCCGAGAATTCTCATCAACCGACGCGGCGACGCGAGCGGATCATGAAGCGTTTCAAATCGTCCCGTCAGGCTCAACGGTTTCTGTCAGTTCACGATCAGGTCGCGAACCTTTTCCACATCCCCTATCCCGGAGCCGCCACCGCGGACTTCCGTCGTGCTTCGCGCGAGCGAGCCTTTGCGACTTGGCGCGAGATCTCCATGACAAGCGCTATCGCCGACTCTCGACCTCTGAGAATCGCCTCCTTCGGCTCGGCGGTCGATTAA
- a CDS encoding transposase: MEQSGEEAEADGFVGKLTRRTRSGGRLWSAEIKGRAVFESMKPDARVCDVARRYGVKAQQLTRWRRLARAGRLALVTDDAADFVSIELSDPAASGKSEGPVEITIGKVSVRLDADVSAVRIAEIVTAIERGA, translated from the coding sequence ATGGAACAATCGGGGGAGGAAGCCGAAGCTGATGGCTTTGTAGGGAAGCTTACGCGCCGGACGCGTTCTGGAGGCCGGTTATGGTCTGCGGAGATCAAGGGGCGCGCTGTTTTCGAGAGCATGAAGCCCGACGCCCGGGTATGTGATGTCGCACGGCGTTACGGTGTGAAGGCCCAGCAGTTGACGAGGTGGCGCAGATTGGCGCGTGCTGGCCGGCTCGCATTGGTCACGGACGACGCGGCGGATTTCGTGTCGATCGAGCTGAGCGATCCAGCGGCGTCAGGCAAGAGCGAGGGGCCCGTCGAGATTACGATTGGCAAGGTTTCGGTCCGCCTGGATGCGGACGTGTCGGCGGTGCGGATCGCGGAGATCGTGACTGCGATCGAGCGCGGCGCATGA
- a CDS encoding IS1380-like element ISBdi2 family transposase, with amino-acid sequence MTDDTIPPFSFPAVHAKKVTAAFDGGRLTSNGGVMLLAMAERRLGLANNLARVFPDRRDPTRVVHSLVDMFRARMFAICCGYEDADDLDHLRSDPAFKLACGRLPDTGRDLCSQPTLSRLENAPRLRDVIRLTYTLVDAWMDSYPREPASVTLDIDDTCDVVHGHQQLSLFNAHYDERCFLPIHVYDTEKSRPVAVVLRPGKTPGGVEVRAHLRRLVRHIRTRWHNTQITFRGDGHYARPEAMAWCETNGIDYIFGLSGTKPLARKVDEVADDIRTRRAIENLPVLRGYTETRHKAKSWDRERRTVARIEATMLGLDIRFVVTSLDVGSAEWIYDSLYCARGQAENLIKLHKTQLASDRTSCRSALANQVRLVLHTAAYWLMLTVRDAIPKARELAAAEFATLRLRLLKIAARVVETTSRIRLAFAAACPEADLICGLPGALLPLGP; translated from the coding sequence ATGACCGACGATACGATTCCGCCCTTCTCGTTTCCAGCCGTTCACGCCAAGAAAGTCACAGCTGCCTTCGATGGTGGGCGCCTAACCTCGAACGGGGGCGTGATGCTTCTGGCGATGGCCGAGCGGCGTCTCGGTTTGGCCAACAATCTGGCCCGGGTGTTCCCGGATCGGCGCGATCCGACGCGGGTCGTGCACAGCCTGGTCGATATGTTCCGCGCTCGCATGTTCGCGATCTGCTGCGGCTACGAGGACGCCGACGACCTCGATCATCTGAGGTCCGATCCGGCATTCAAACTGGCCTGCGGTCGCCTACCGGACACGGGCCGGGATTTGTGTTCCCAGCCGACGCTGTCGCGGCTGGAGAATGCTCCGCGCCTGCGCGACGTGATCCGGCTGACCTACACTTTGGTCGACGCATGGATGGATAGCTACCCGCGCGAGCCGGCATCCGTCACGCTCGACATCGATGATACCTGCGACGTCGTCCACGGCCATCAGCAGCTCTCGCTGTTCAACGCTCATTATGACGAACGCTGCTTCCTGCCGATCCACGTCTACGACACGGAGAAGAGCCGGCCCGTGGCCGTCGTGCTGCGGCCCGGCAAGACGCCGGGCGGCGTCGAGGTGCGTGCCCATCTGCGCCGCCTGGTACGGCATATCCGGACGCGATGGCACAACACGCAAATTACGTTCCGTGGCGACGGGCACTATGCCCGGCCGGAGGCAATGGCGTGGTGCGAGACCAACGGCATCGACTACATCTTCGGTCTGTCCGGCACCAAGCCTCTCGCCAGAAAAGTCGACGAGGTCGCCGACGACATCCGCACGCGACGCGCCATCGAGAACCTGCCGGTTCTGCGTGGCTATACCGAGACGCGCCACAAGGCAAAGTCCTGGGATCGCGAACGGCGCACTGTCGCCCGTATTGAGGCGACGATGCTCGGCCTCGACATCCGCTTCGTCGTCACCAGCCTCGATGTCGGCTCGGCCGAGTGGATCTACGACAGCCTGTATTGCGCGCGCGGCCAAGCCGAGAATCTGATCAAGCTGCATAAGACGCAGCTCGCCTCCGATCGCACCAGCTGCCGTTCGGCGCTCGCCAACCAGGTCCGTCTCGTGCTCCATACGGCCGCTTATTGGCTGATGCTGACCGTGCGCGACGCCATTCCCAAAGCCCGGGAATTGGCCGCTGCCGAGTTCGCGACGCTGCGTCTTCGGCTCTTGAAAATCGCCGCCCGTGTCGTCGAGACCACGAGCCGCATTCGCCTTGCGTTTGCCGCGGCATGTCCCGAAGCCGACCTGATCTGCGGCTTGCCCGGCGCGCTGCTGCCGCTCGGTCCTTGA